One genomic segment of Rubripirellula tenax includes these proteins:
- a CDS encoding PIG-L deacetylase family protein — MNRLIRLASLSILISMIAFPTIAVAQIPDGFQPDPDKFDLMVVVAHPDDESTFGGLIAYYATCRNMKVKFISLTSGEWGSGLPHHASADDTPDYSYDDSDYPRFPKIPADALYPSYYREGELSRMLLMSGVDYKPIMPRFKDMSGLQPWGSTDPAFELWRGQDKVVGFVVQQMRRCRPDVVVTMAVNGYNGNPEHMAASRAAVLAVDASGSADQYTNAAAFIEDPHAQSPASSLPPWTPKKLYVAVNDDESYDIEHIHHWELDCGNHPGNSRILAARANALHESQEMKEECPESTRFHLLNSNVGPDVINQDNLFENVD; from the coding sequence ATGAACCGTTTGATTCGACTCGCTTCCCTATCGATTCTGATTTCGATGATCGCTTTCCCGACGATCGCGGTTGCGCAAATCCCCGATGGTTTTCAACCCGACCCGGACAAGTTTGACTTGATGGTCGTCGTCGCGCATCCCGATGATGAGAGCACCTTTGGCGGATTGATCGCGTACTACGCGACCTGCCGAAACATGAAGGTGAAATTCATTTCGCTGACAAGCGGCGAGTGGGGCAGTGGCTTGCCCCACCATGCTAGCGCCGACGACACGCCCGACTACAGCTATGACGACTCGGACTACCCACGATTTCCGAAGATCCCAGCCGATGCGTTGTACCCCAGTTACTACCGCGAAGGCGAACTGTCGCGGATGTTATTGATGTCGGGCGTCGACTACAAACCGATCATGCCGCGATTCAAAGACATGTCGGGGCTGCAACCGTGGGGTTCCACCGATCCCGCCTTCGAATTGTGGAGGGGCCAGGACAAGGTGGTCGGCTTTGTCGTGCAACAGATGCGTCGATGCCGACCTGACGTCGTCGTGACCATGGCGGTCAACGGTTACAACGGAAATCCCGAGCACATGGCCGCTTCACGAGCGGCGGTCTTGGCGGTGGATGCATCGGGCAGCGCCGATCAATACACCAACGCCGCCGCGTTCATTGAAGACCCGCATGCCCAATCGCCGGCGTCGTCGTTGCCGCCGTGGACACCGAAGAAGTTGTACGTTGCCGTCAACGATGACGAATCGTATGACATCGAACACATCCACCACTGGGAACTCGACTGCGGCAACCATCCCGGGAACTCACGCATCCTAGCGGCTCGAGCCAATGCGCTTCACGAATCGCAAGAAATGAAAGAAGAGTGCCCCGAGTCGACGCGATTTCATTTGCTCAACAGCAACGTCGGCCCCGATGTGATCAATCAAGACAATTTGTTTGAGAACGTCGACTAG
- a CDS encoding TolC family protein, giving the protein MMKNFKLGSHAIALVAMTGCAQLGGTDSHVIRTLHSEPTETLAEAAFATESISLVHFEVDSRPQPDDSASAFATSSSDIAVDTDPMALEPVVIPLIPSIEDANNGVTDGGEISAGRDDLTSTSPPPVNEMTYTLADIERLALEGNPTLVAAGAVATKASGLRYQVGVRPNPTLGYFGQQIADRNTDQHGLFIEQEFVRGDKLAINREVLGHTSSAQRGEMETQRYRVLTDVRVRFFEAVAAQQQLDATLDFAQLARRGVEVAEDRKRAEEGTLIEVLQSKTLLSEVTLAAEQSAAAYRGAWQDLAAIAGLSASTPARLVMDLNPSGETPNWDAAYDQIVSNSPELTVANALVCEKQSLLKRQQVQMIPNFTAQVGAGYDDGTDHGMINIQLSAPIPVWNQNQGNISAAYADYTRALENVRRVEQSIKSRLARTAQEFEASMASVNKYQQEIIPQAKKSLDLSEEAYRAGELDFLQVLIVRRSFYESTIRFIDAKGKLAQASAKIDGMLLTGGLDAPQDYTDGDGIRGQAFDGM; this is encoded by the coding sequence ATGATGAAGAATTTCAAGCTTGGATCGCATGCGATTGCCTTGGTTGCAATGACTGGATGCGCCCAGTTGGGCGGCACCGACTCGCACGTCATCCGCACCCTTCATTCCGAACCGACCGAAACGTTGGCCGAAGCCGCCTTTGCGACCGAATCCATTTCGCTGGTTCATTTCGAAGTCGATTCTCGACCCCAACCGGACGACTCGGCTTCCGCCTTTGCGACCTCCAGCAGCGACATTGCCGTCGACACGGATCCGATGGCGCTGGAACCCGTCGTGATACCGCTGATTCCATCGATCGAAGACGCGAACAATGGCGTGACCGACGGCGGCGAGATATCCGCAGGCCGTGATGATTTGACATCCACCAGTCCGCCGCCCGTGAACGAAATGACGTACACGCTGGCCGATATCGAACGACTCGCCTTGGAAGGGAATCCGACCTTGGTGGCAGCCGGCGCCGTCGCGACGAAGGCATCGGGATTGCGGTACCAGGTCGGGGTGCGACCGAACCCGACGCTTGGATACTTCGGACAACAGATCGCCGACCGAAACACCGACCAGCACGGTTTGTTCATCGAGCAAGAATTCGTACGCGGCGACAAACTTGCGATCAACCGCGAAGTCCTTGGGCACACGTCGTCGGCCCAGCGTGGCGAAATGGAAACACAACGGTACCGCGTGCTAACGGACGTGCGAGTTCGCTTCTTCGAAGCCGTTGCGGCTCAACAGCAATTGGACGCCACGTTGGATTTCGCACAACTGGCTCGCCGCGGCGTCGAAGTTGCCGAGGATCGCAAGCGGGCCGAGGAAGGCACGTTGATCGAAGTCTTGCAATCGAAAACGCTGTTGTCCGAAGTCACCCTGGCCGCGGAACAATCGGCGGCGGCGTACCGCGGCGCTTGGCAAGACTTGGCCGCCATCGCCGGCTTGTCAGCGTCGACGCCGGCGCGTTTGGTGATGGACCTGAACCCCTCGGGCGAAACGCCCAACTGGGACGCCGCGTATGATCAAATTGTTTCAAACAGCCCCGAGTTGACGGTCGCCAACGCTTTGGTGTGCGAGAAGCAATCGCTGCTCAAACGCCAACAGGTCCAAATGATCCCCAACTTCACCGCGCAAGTCGGCGCGGGCTATGACGATGGAACGGACCACGGAATGATCAACATTCAATTATCAGCGCCGATTCCGGTTTGGAATCAAAACCAAGGCAACATCTCGGCCGCCTACGCCGACTACACGCGAGCCCTCGAGAACGTCAGACGGGTCGAGCAATCGATCAAGTCGCGTTTGGCGCGGACCGCTCAAGAGTTCGAAGCATCGATGGCATCGGTCAACAAGTACCAGCAGGAAATCATTCCCCAGGCCAAGAAAAGCCTGGACCTATCCGAAGAAGCCTACCGTGCCGGCGAACTGGATTTTTTGCAGGTCTTGATCGTCCGTCGAAGCTTCTATGAATCGACGATTCGCTTCATCGACGCAAAAGGCAAACTGGCTCAAGCGTCGGCGAAGATTGACGGAATGCTGCTGACCGGCGGATTGGATGCTCCGCAAGATTACACCGACGGCGACGGCATTCGCGGGCAAGCATTCGATGGCATGTGA